The Anaerolineales bacterium region ACGTCTTGCGAATGCGTGCTGGGCTGTTGCGCCGCGGCTGGCGGCAGGCTGGCAGCCTGGTCCTGCTCGCGGCTGAGCTGGCTCAGCCAGTCAGGGATCTCATTGCTTTCAGGCTCAGTGTCAGGCGCAGCCTCGGCCTGTAGCTCGCCGGTTGGCTGTGGTTCGTCCTGCGGGCGCAGTTCGCTCAACCAGTCGGGCGCATCGTCCAATTGGCGCGGTACGATCGGTTCGCTGGGGGCGTCCGCGCTTTCGAGTGAGCCGGTGAACTGGCGCAGCCAGCCGGGGGTGGTCTTCTCGACTTCATTGTCAGCGAGCTCGGCTTCGTCTGGCTGACTGAAAGGCGAGTCGACTTCCAGCCCGCTGAGCGCCTCGCGCTCGGCAGGTTCTTCGGTAGGCTCTTCAGTCGCTGCATCCACCGGGTCGGCCGCGGCGGCCAGCTCATCAAGCCAGTTCAGGTTCTCGCTCAATGGAGTGGGAACAGCTTCGGTAGGGGTAGGTGCTGTCTGCTCGGCGCTCAACCACTCAGGCTTGGAGGTGCGGCGCTGCTCGGGGTCGGTGAGCAGCTCTTCCTCGGCCGCGCCGCGTCGCGCCGCCAAACCTTCCAGCCAATTCAGCGTGTCCTGCTCGTCATCGGCGGGGGTAGTTTGGGGGTCTTCGGCCTCGGCTTCTGATTCAGCAGGCTCAGCGAGCCCGGCCGGCGGCTCACTGACCGGCGCATCCTCGGCGTCTTGCCAGCCCAGGGAGTCAAAGCGCTGGGTGCTGTCAGCATCGGCGGCCAGAGGCTCATCGGCCTCTGAATCATCTTGGTCATCTTGCATGCCAGAGCTGGCTTGCAGGTCATTGAGCCAGTTGGCGGCAGGTTCAGTTGGGTGTTTGACAGGCTCAGCCTGTTCTTGAACGGGCTCGTCTGCTTCTGGCGTTTCATCGCCAGCCGGGTCAATAAAGGCGGGCGCATCAGTAAACGCGCTGGCAACGGGACGGGTGGGCTGGGTGTGCTCCAACTCGTTTTCGTTGAGTTCTGCCAGCCATTGCGGAACCTCAGGCTCAGCCTGGCCGGAAGTGGCTGCGGCAGCCTCGGCTGCAGGCTGCTCCTCATCCTCGTTATCCTCGTTGAATCCAGAATCCAGCCAGTTGAGCTCACCGGTGGGCAGCCAGCCGGTCGGCTTGCCGCCAGGTTGGCTGGGGGTCGGTTCCTCGTGTTGCGCGGCGGGCGGGCTGGGTTCAGCCTCAGGCTCGTCTTGCGGCTCGAGATTGAGCGGGCCAGTGGGGTTAAAACCAGCCTGGGCGAACTCTTCAGTCCAGCGTTTGCCGGGCGGCTCGTCAGGCGGCAGAGCCGCTGCGGGAGGCGTGCTGCCCGGGCGCAGCTCGCGCAGCCAGTCTGGGATCTCATCGGGCTGCAGCGCGCCGGTCCTGAATGGCGATTGGTCTGAAGACATGTTGTCTGGCAGCTCATCCATGAAGGCGCTGCCAGCTTCCGGCTCCAGGCCTTCCAGCTGGCTCAGCACGGAACCTTCTTCTGCGGCGGGCTCGTCTTGTGCGTCCGCGCTTTCAACCGAAAGCCAGTCTGGCAGGTCTTCTTTCTCAAAGGCGGCTTCGTGTGCTTCAGCCGTGCGGGCGGGTGCGCCCAGCAGCATCGGGCTGTCGAGCTCCAACGCTTCGAGCATCACGCTCTCAGCAGGCACCTGAGCGACATCTTTGAGAGTGCTGACCTGGGCGGCGTAGGGGTCCAGCTCTTCTACGCGCTCCCAATAGGGGTTGGCTTCCACATCACGCTGGGCGTTGCGCAATATATCCACCATGACGCGGTTGGCGTACAGACAATACGGTAGCTTTTGGATGATCTGGTTGCACATCTCGCTGGCTTCGGCGTGCTGGTTATTCTTGAAGTACATCTCGGCCAGCAGGGTTTGCAGGTCCGGGCGCTGGGCGTCCTCGGCCAGCGCATTACGCAGCTCGCCGATGGCTTGGCTGTAAAGGTCGCCGTGAGAATACATGCGCGCCAGGGCGCCACGCGTCAGGCGCACCTTGGGCGGCTCATAGCCTTCACGCATGCCGAACAGGCGACGCACTTCACCCTGCACG contains the following coding sequences:
- a CDS encoding tetratricopeptide repeat protein; the encoded protein is MAATNLRDYLQAIEHLIDSNQVEDALAHCRHVLKTFPKNIDTYRLMGKAYLESKRHSEASDLFQRVLSSIPDDFVAHIGMSIIREDEGHLDAAIWHMERAFESQPSNKAVQGEVRRLFGMREGYEPPKVRLTRGALARMYSHGDLYSQAIGELRNALAEDAQRPDLQTLLAEMYFKNNQHAEASEMCNQIIQKLPYCLYANRVMVDILRNAQRDVEANPYWERVEELDPYAAQVSTLKDVAQVPAESVMLEALELDSPMLLGAPARTAEAHEAAFEKEDLPDWLSVESADAQDEPAAEEGSVLSQLEGLEPEAGSAFMDELPDNMSSDQSPFRTGALQPDEIPDWLRELRPGSTPPAAALPPDEPPGKRWTEEFAQAGFNPTGPLNLEPQDEPEAEPSPPAAQHEEPTPSQPGGKPTGWLPTGELNWLDSGFNEDNEDEEQPAAEAAAATSGQAEPEVPQWLAELNENELEHTQPTRPVASAFTDAPAFIDPAGDETPEADEPVQEQAEPVKHPTEPAANWLNDLQASSGMQDDQDDSEADEPLAADADSTQRFDSLGWQDAEDAPVSEPPAGLAEPAESEAEAEDPQTTPADDEQDTLNWLEGLAARRGAAEEELLTDPEQRRTSKPEWLSAEQTAPTPTEAVPTPLSENLNWLDELAAAADPVDAATEEPTEEPAEREALSGLEVDSPFSQPDEAELADNEVEKTTPGWLRQFTGSLESADAPSEPIVPRQLDDAPDWLSELRPQDEPQPTGELQAEAAPDTEPESNEIPDWLSQLSREQDQAASLPPAAAQQPSTHSQDVPDWLRQLSEQEANGGTGGLPPAPPQPASEPAEASVEWPAEEAREDETAPPPAIEPTWVPASQLPDTPSAAQAAAEPPADLEAEDEEVEYETITFSGSTNQPVAEEPDEPEEVEAETDQTEYVSLAEEDGDDEDTYGGDVPYGGDAPHGENAPHEPEATPEPSQPAQPEPTSRIEPDPQLEPVVEPVATTEPAYAGASAAAVEPRRPARKRSRGLSPEEIDDRLAGARQALSYGNINDAAEAYSYFLRRRIRLDDVIADLRAASRRFPRQVAVWQTLGDAYMRNNELTEALDCYSRAKALL